Proteins encoded in a region of the Mycolicibacterium duvalii genome:
- a CDS encoding SDR family oxidoreductase codes for MRYVVTGGTGFIGRRVVSRLLTRPDTDTVHVLVRRRSLGRFEQLAREWDERVEPLVGDLTSDGLGLTEDTIALLGPVDHVVHCAALYDLTAPAVQHRQANVDGTRAVIALARRLDATLHHVSSIAVAGTHRGVFTEDDFDIGQALPTPYHRTKFEAEHLVRSAAGLTFRIYRPAVVVGDSRTGEMDKIDGPYYFFGLLAKLALLPGFAPVLLPDVGRTNIVPVDYVVDALVALMHVPDGDGRTYHLTAPEPIGLHGIYRGIAPAAGLPPLVGSLPRAAATPLLRASGRTRVVRNMAATQLGVPGEVLDVAELAPTFTADRTEKALRGSGIEVPEFASYAPRLWRYWAEHLDPDRARRHDPAGPLVGKHVIITGASSGIGRASAIAVAARGATVFALARDGQALDELIAQIRAAGGDAHAFTCDVTDSAAVEHTVKDILGRFDHVDYLVNNAGRSIRRSVYSSTDRLHDYERVMAVNYFGAVRMVLALLPHWRERRFGHVVNVSSAGAQAHNPKYSAYIPTKAALDAFADVVGAETLSDHITFTTIHMPLVKTPMIEPSGRLNPAPAISAEHAAAMVVRALVDKPTRIDTPIGTFAEIGTYLAPKLARRVLHQLSLGFPDSPAARGVADARPPRPVSRRRRRVVASVPAVRVPRPVKQAVRLVPGVHW; via the coding sequence ATGCGCTATGTCGTTACCGGCGGTACCGGGTTCATTGGCCGCCGGGTGGTATCCCGGCTGCTGACCCGCCCGGACACCGACACCGTCCACGTCCTGGTCCGCCGCCGTTCCCTGGGCCGCTTCGAGCAGCTGGCCCGCGAGTGGGACGAGCGGGTCGAACCCCTGGTCGGCGACCTGACGTCGGACGGGCTCGGCCTCACCGAGGACACGATCGCACTGCTGGGGCCGGTAGACCACGTCGTGCACTGTGCCGCGCTCTACGACCTGACCGCGCCGGCAGTGCAGCACCGGCAGGCCAATGTCGACGGCACCCGCGCCGTGATCGCGCTGGCCCGCCGGCTCGACGCGACGCTGCACCACGTGTCCTCGATCGCGGTCGCCGGGACGCATCGTGGCGTGTTCACCGAAGACGACTTCGACATCGGCCAGGCTCTGCCGACCCCGTACCACCGGACCAAGTTCGAGGCCGAACACCTGGTCCGCTCCGCGGCCGGGCTGACGTTCCGGATCTACCGCCCGGCGGTCGTCGTCGGTGACTCCCGCACCGGCGAGATGGACAAGATCGACGGGCCCTATTACTTCTTCGGCTTGCTCGCCAAGCTGGCGCTGCTGCCGGGCTTCGCCCCGGTGCTGCTGCCCGACGTCGGGCGCACCAACATCGTGCCCGTCGACTACGTCGTCGACGCGCTGGTCGCCTTGATGCACGTCCCCGACGGTGACGGCCGGACCTACCACCTGACCGCGCCCGAGCCGATCGGCCTGCACGGCATCTACCGGGGGATCGCCCCGGCCGCCGGACTGCCGCCGCTGGTGGGGTCGCTGCCCCGCGCCGCTGCCACGCCACTGCTGCGGGCCAGCGGCCGCACCCGGGTGGTGCGCAACATGGCGGCCACCCAGCTCGGGGTGCCGGGCGAGGTTCTCGACGTCGCCGAGCTGGCCCCCACCTTCACCGCTGATCGCACCGAAAAAGCATTGCGCGGCAGCGGAATCGAGGTTCCGGAGTTCGCGTCGTACGCGCCGCGGCTGTGGCGGTACTGGGCCGAGCACCTCGATCCCGACCGGGCGCGGCGGCACGATCCCGCGGGGCCGCTGGTGGGCAAGCACGTGATCATCACCGGGGCCTCCAGCGGGATCGGCCGGGCCTCGGCCATCGCGGTCGCCGCCCGCGGCGCCACGGTGTTCGCGCTGGCCCGCGACGGGCAGGCGCTCGATGAACTGATCGCCCAGATCAGGGCGGCCGGCGGCGACGCGCACGCATTCACCTGTGACGTCACCGATTCCGCCGCCGTCGAGCACACCGTCAAGGACATCCTCGGCCGGTTCGACCACGTCGACTATCTGGTCAACAACGCCGGACGGTCGATCCGCCGCTCGGTGTATTCGTCGACCGACCGGCTGCACGATTACGAGCGCGTGATGGCCGTCAACTACTTCGGCGCCGTGCGCATGGTGCTGGCCCTGCTGCCGCACTGGCGCGAACGCCGGTTCGGCCATGTGGTCAACGTGTCCTCAGCGGGGGCGCAGGCGCACAACCCGAAGTACAGCGCCTATATCCCGACCAAAGCCGCGCTGGACGCGTTCGCCGACGTCGTCGGTGCCGAAACCCTCTCGGATCACATCACGTTCACCACCATTCACATGCCGCTGGTCAAGACGCCGATGATCGAACCGTCCGGCCGGCTCAATCCCGCCCCGGCGATCTCGGCCGAACACGCCGCTGCGATGGTGGTGCGGGCGCTGGTGGACAAGCCCACCCGCATCGACACCCCGATCGGCACGTTCGCCGAGATCGGCACCTACCTGGCTCCGAAGCTCGCCCGACGCGTCCTGCACCAGCTCTCGCTGGGCTTCCCGGATTCGCCGGCCGCCCGCGGGGTCGCCGACGCGCGTCCGCCCCGGCCGGTTTCGCGCCGGCGCCGGCGCGTCGTCGCCTCGGTCCCGGCGGTGCGCGTCCCCCGCCCCGTCAAGCAGGCGGTGCGGCTGGTGCCCGGCGTGCACTGGTGA
- a CDS encoding nucleoside hydrolase, with the protein MALAYLFGSPDAEVIGIASTAGNVDVHQVCENNLGLLQLCGRSGVPVSKGAEAPLSAPLRTAEDTHGPQGLGYARLPAPTAELTAYDAAQAWVRAARAHPGELIAVATGPLTNLALAVRAEPALPRLVRRLVIMGGAFDYRGNTTPVAEWNVSVDPEAAAEVFAAFSDADELPIVLGLNLTENIMLTPELLGALADTAGSPSRPLSEHDDRGAASAAANPLIRVLEDAMRFYFEFHHDCGEGYLAHLHDPLAVAVALDPELVRCRPAPVDVELTGTLTRGMTIADWSGRWGRKPNALIGVDVDPTAFFDRFIARVGAFARQLPYS; encoded by the coding sequence ATGGCCCTGGCCTACCTGTTCGGCAGCCCGGACGCCGAGGTGATCGGCATCGCGTCGACCGCGGGAAATGTTGATGTGCATCAGGTTTGCGAGAACAACCTGGGACTGTTGCAGCTGTGCGGGAGGTCCGGGGTGCCCGTGTCCAAAGGCGCCGAGGCGCCGCTGAGCGCCCCGCTGCGTACGGCCGAGGACACGCACGGACCGCAGGGTCTCGGGTATGCCCGCCTCCCGGCCCCGACGGCCGAGCTGACCGCCTACGACGCGGCGCAGGCCTGGGTGCGGGCGGCCCGCGCGCACCCCGGCGAGCTGATCGCCGTGGCCACCGGACCGCTGACCAATCTGGCACTCGCGGTACGGGCCGAACCCGCGTTGCCCCGGTTGGTGCGGCGACTGGTGATCATGGGTGGCGCGTTCGACTACCGCGGCAATACCACTCCGGTGGCAGAATGGAACGTCAGCGTCGATCCGGAGGCAGCTGCCGAGGTGTTCGCGGCGTTCTCCGATGCCGACGAGCTGCCGATCGTGTTGGGGCTCAACCTGACCGAGAACATCATGCTGACCCCGGAGCTGCTCGGCGCGCTGGCCGACACGGCCGGATCGCCGTCGCGGCCACTGTCCGAGCACGACGACCGCGGCGCGGCGTCTGCGGCGGCCAACCCGCTGATCCGGGTGCTCGAGGACGCGATGCGGTTCTACTTCGAGTTTCACCACGATTGCGGCGAGGGATATCTGGCCCATCTGCACGACCCGCTGGCCGTCGCGGTGGCACTGGACCCCGAGTTGGTGCGCTGCCGGCCCGCGCCGGTCGATGTCGAGTTGACCGGCACGCTGACCCGTGGAATGACGATCGCCGACTGGAGTGGGCGCTGGGGGCGAAAACCCAACGCGCTGATCGGAGTCGACGTCGATCCGACCGCGTTCTTCGACCGGTTCATCGCACGGGTGGGGGCGTTCGCCCGGCAGCTGCCCTACTCGTAG
- a CDS encoding DNA polymerase Y family protein, with protein sequence MGQSRVLALWCMDWPAVAAAAAAELAPTVPVAVTLANRVIACSAAARAAGVRRGLRRRESQARCPELHVVTADRTRDARHFERVTAAVDDLVPRAEVLRPGLLVLAVRGAARYFGSEQAAAERLVDAVAAAGVECQVGIADQLPTAVFAARAGRIIPAGQDASFLSALSIRTLASEPSLSSAPRDDLVDLLWRMGIRTMGQFAALSRSDVASRFDADAVLAHRVTCGEPARGPSGREPEQELDAVMQCDPPIDRVDAAAFAGRSLAGALHRSLAAAGVGCTRLAIHAVTANGRELERVWRCAEPLTEDATADRVRWQLDGWLNCRTEQDRPGAPITVLRLRPVEVVSAEALQLPLWGGIGEEDRLRARRALVRVQGLLGPEAVRVPVLSGGRSPAERIAFTALGDELVPQADPRQPWPGQLPEPSPTVLLDDPVEVFDAAGEPVRVSGRGLFSADPHRVAAPGRSGRVSWWAGPWAVDERWWDPAQTKSSRVARAQVLVGADPPQALLLCYRQRRWYLEGVYE encoded by the coding sequence ATGGGACAGAGCAGGGTCCTGGCACTGTGGTGCATGGACTGGCCCGCGGTCGCTGCGGCGGCCGCCGCGGAACTCGCCCCCACGGTTCCGGTGGCCGTCACCTTGGCCAACCGTGTCATCGCCTGCTCGGCGGCGGCGCGGGCGGCGGGAGTCCGTCGGGGGCTGCGCCGCCGGGAGTCGCAGGCCCGTTGCCCGGAACTGCATGTCGTCACCGCCGATCGCACCCGCGATGCCCGACACTTCGAGCGGGTGACCGCCGCGGTCGACGATCTGGTTCCGCGTGCCGAAGTGCTGCGTCCCGGGCTGCTGGTGCTGGCGGTGCGGGGCGCGGCCCGCTACTTCGGCTCCGAGCAGGCCGCGGCCGAACGTCTGGTCGACGCGGTGGCCGCGGCGGGCGTCGAGTGCCAGGTGGGTATCGCCGATCAACTGCCCACGGCGGTGTTCGCCGCGCGGGCCGGGCGGATCATTCCCGCCGGGCAGGATGCGTCGTTTCTGTCGGCGCTGTCGATCCGGACGCTGGCATCCGAGCCGAGCCTGTCCTCGGCACCGCGCGATGACCTGGTGGATCTGTTGTGGCGCATGGGAATCCGGACCATGGGTCAGTTCGCCGCACTGTCGCGCAGTGATGTCGCGTCCCGCTTCGACGCCGATGCGGTGCTCGCGCACCGGGTGACCTGTGGCGAACCCGCCCGCGGTCCGTCCGGGCGGGAACCAGAGCAGGAGCTCGACGCGGTGATGCAGTGCGATCCACCCATCGACCGGGTGGACGCGGCGGCCTTCGCGGGGCGGTCGCTGGCCGGCGCTCTGCACCGCAGCCTGGCCGCGGCAGGGGTGGGCTGCACCCGCCTGGCCATCCACGCCGTCACTGCCAACGGCCGGGAACTGGAACGGGTGTGGCGGTGCGCCGAGCCACTGACCGAGGACGCCACCGCCGACCGGGTGCGCTGGCAACTCGACGGCTGGCTCAACTGCCGCACCGAGCAGGACCGGCCTGGCGCGCCGATCACCGTGCTGCGATTGCGCCCGGTGGAGGTGGTGTCCGCCGAGGCTTTGCAGCTGCCGCTGTGGGGCGGTATCGGTGAGGAGGACCGGTTGCGGGCCCGGCGCGCGCTGGTGCGGGTCCAGGGTCTGCTCGGCCCGGAAGCCGTCCGGGTCCCGGTGCTCAGCGGAGGCCGAAGTCCCGCCGAGCGGATCGCGTTCACCGCGCTCGGCGACGAACTTGTGCCGCAGGCAGATCCGCGCCAGCCGTGGCCCGGCCAACTGCCGGAGCCGTCGCCGACGGTGCTGCTCGACGACCCGGTCGAGGTGTTCGACGCCGCCGGCGAGCCGGTACGGGTCAGCGGGCGGGGATTGTTCTCCGCGGACCCGCACCGGGTGGCCGCGCCGGGCCGATCGGGCCGGGTGTCCTGGTGGGCGGGTCCCTGGGCGGTCGACGAGCGGTGGTGGGATCCCGCCCAGACCAAAAGCAGCAGGGTCGCCCGCGCGCAGGTCCTCGTCGGTGCGGATCCGCCGCAGGCGCTGCTGCTGTGCTACCGGCAGCGCCGGTGGTACCTCGAAGGTGTCTACGAGTAG
- a CDS encoding alpha/beta hydrolase, translating into MLTDESATDSSERGSWRSRHAATLSSLTLRQISAVLPPGQPWGLWASRQIVARLMDAFGPSMAGTRVERVDVTTADGQRLCGEWVRGRGVSGETPGAIYFVHGSGYVLCSTRTHRRLASWLSRLTGLPVFSVDYRLAPRHRFPTAAEDVRRGWDWLTGHCGIAPERIAVAGDSAGGHLSVDLLLQPDVAHPAALVLLSPLMDLTFTLARSREQTRPDPTMRSHHAVRLVSLYCNGIETRHPRLALDVAGGRLLPPTLIQAGGAEMLAADAIALADDLRAAGGRCELQIWPDQVHVFQALPRISPEAVPAMRTVAAFIAETLGDAEIERAS; encoded by the coding sequence ATGCTCACCGACGAGAGTGCGACGGACTCATCCGAGCGAGGCTCCTGGCGATCACGCCACGCCGCCACCCTCAGCAGCCTGACCCTGCGCCAGATCAGCGCGGTGCTCCCTCCGGGGCAACCGTGGGGTCTGTGGGCCTCCCGCCAGATCGTCGCCCGCCTCATGGACGCGTTCGGCCCGTCGATGGCCGGGACCCGGGTCGAGCGAGTCGACGTCACAACCGCCGACGGACAACGCCTTTGTGGCGAATGGGTCCGGGGCCGTGGGGTTTCCGGTGAAACCCCCGGCGCGATCTACTTCGTCCACGGCAGCGGTTATGTGTTGTGCTCGACCCGAACCCACCGACGCCTGGCTTCATGGCTGTCCCGCCTGACGGGTCTGCCCGTCTTCAGCGTCGACTACCGCCTGGCGCCCCGACACCGGTTCCCCACCGCCGCAGAGGATGTCCGCCGCGGTTGGGACTGGCTCACCGGGCACTGCGGCATCGCACCCGAGCGCATCGCGGTGGCCGGAGACTCCGCGGGCGGGCACCTGAGCGTTGATCTGCTGCTCCAGCCCGACGTCGCCCACCCCGCCGCACTGGTGCTGCTCTCTCCGCTGATGGACCTGACGTTCACACTGGCGCGGTCCCGCGAGCAGACCCGCCCGGACCCCACGATGCGCTCGCACCACGCGGTCCGTCTGGTCAGCCTGTACTGCAACGGAATCGAGACGCGTCATCCCCGGTTGGCCCTCGACGTCGCCGGCGGACGCCTTCTGCCTCCGACGCTGATCCAGGCGGGCGGGGCCGAGATGCTCGCGGCCGACGCCATTGCGCTCGCCGACGACCTGCGCGCCGCCGGCGGCCGATGTGAGCTGCAGATCTGGCCCGACCAGGTGCACGTCTTCCAGGCGCTGCCCCGGATATCGCCCGAAGCCGTGCCCGCGATGAGAACCGTGGCAGCATTCATCGCCGAGACGCTGGGCGACGCCGAGATCGAACGGGCGAGCTGA
- a CDS encoding SDR family NAD(P)-dependent oxidoreductase, protein MWPFGAKRSHNADAVITGAGSGIGAAFAAEVARRGGRVVCSDIDPTAASATAEALAGHGAQALALRCDVTDIDAVHRLADEAQAWFGGPPTLVINNAGVGAGGAVIGETDLAVWRRVLDINLWGPIHGCHVFAPILRTAGRPAGIINVASAAAFGAAPGMAAYNVSKAGTLSLSETLAAELAGTGVHVTALCPTFVKTNIVTSGADDGVISAQSRDVAETLMRWIGFSADRVARTCLDTLDRGGLYCMPQPEARIGWGIKRFTPTVYTRAAGLTTRVTT, encoded by the coding sequence ATGTGGCCCTTCGGCGCCAAGCGCAGCCACAACGCCGACGCGGTGATCACCGGCGCCGGAAGCGGTATCGGCGCCGCCTTCGCCGCCGAGGTGGCGCGCCGCGGCGGACGGGTCGTCTGCAGCGACATCGATCCGACGGCCGCCTCGGCCACCGCCGAGGCCCTCGCGGGCCACGGCGCGCAGGCACTGGCGCTGCGCTGCGACGTCACCGACATCGACGCGGTGCATCGGCTCGCCGATGAGGCGCAGGCGTGGTTCGGCGGCCCACCGACGCTGGTGATCAACAACGCGGGCGTCGGCGCGGGCGGTGCCGTCATCGGGGAGACCGATCTCGCCGTCTGGCGCCGCGTGCTCGACATCAACCTGTGGGGACCGATCCACGGATGCCACGTGTTCGCACCGATCCTGCGCACGGCCGGCCGCCCCGCCGGCATCATCAACGTCGCGTCGGCAGCGGCATTCGGCGCCGCGCCGGGAATGGCCGCCTACAACGTCAGCAAGGCCGGGACCCTGTCGTTGTCGGAGACCCTGGCCGCCGAACTCGCCGGCACCGGGGTGCACGTCACCGCGCTGTGCCCGACGTTCGTCAAGACCAACATCGTCACCTCCGGCGCCGACGACGGCGTCATCTCCGCGCAGTCCCGCGACGTCGCCGAAACGCTGATGCGCTGGATCGGCTTCTCCGCCGACCGGGTGGCCCGTACCTGCCTCGACACGCTCGATCGCGGTGGCCTGTACTGCATGCCGCAGCCGGAAGCCCGGATCGGCTGGGGCATCAAGCGTTTCACCCCGACGGTGTACACCCGCGCCGCCGGCCTGACCACCCGCGTCACCACCTAG
- a CDS encoding reductase, with protein MAIDMDTMLAKIKDRQWALADIDWDAPGAERITDEQRPQLKAFMADLCWIENIGARGFAALAKKAPTPTIAEIYRYFHAEEQRHANAELALMKRWGMLDDGEMPEPNVNIRMAMDWLDTYADDMSLSILGTVIPMLEVALDGALLKFLLEEVHDPVCHQVFEKINNDESRHLVVDFEVLDMIGHRTARTLAIEFVGTVASPSLIIGAMMYIPLLNRAIDEIIAMGLEPDRLYQAMLRFKHLGERGENTWRVPAYQVLKRHAGVVVNPNHPYHLLANSMVWLSERYPRKLLKPIPSWFKELTHEPAA; from the coding sequence ATGGCGATCGACATGGACACGATGCTGGCGAAGATCAAGGACCGCCAGTGGGCGCTGGCCGACATCGACTGGGACGCCCCGGGTGCGGAGCGCATCACCGACGAACAACGACCGCAACTCAAGGCCTTCATGGCCGACCTGTGCTGGATCGAGAACATCGGCGCTCGCGGGTTCGCCGCCCTGGCCAAGAAGGCGCCCACCCCGACGATCGCGGAGATCTACCGCTACTTCCACGCCGAGGAGCAGCGGCACGCCAATGCCGAACTGGCGCTGATGAAACGGTGGGGAATGCTGGATGACGGCGAGATGCCCGAGCCGAACGTGAACATCCGGATGGCGATGGACTGGCTGGACACCTATGCCGACGACATGTCGCTGTCCATCCTGGGCACCGTGATCCCGATGCTGGAGGTGGCCCTCGACGGTGCGCTGCTGAAATTCCTCCTCGAGGAGGTCCACGACCCCGTCTGCCATCAGGTCTTCGAGAAGATCAACAACGACGAATCTCGGCATCTGGTCGTCGATTTCGAGGTGCTGGACATGATCGGCCACCGCACCGCGCGGACCCTGGCGATCGAGTTCGTCGGCACCGTCGCCTCCCCCAGCCTGATCATCGGCGCCATGATGTACATCCCGCTGCTCAACCGCGCGATCGACGAGATCATCGCGATGGGACTGGAACCCGACCGCCTCTACCAGGCCATGCTGCGCTTCAAACACCTCGGCGAGCGCGGCGAGAACACCTGGCGCGTCCCCGCATACCAGGTTCTCAAGCGGCACGCCGGTGTCGTGGTCAACCCCAACCACCCTTACCACCTGCTGGCCAACTCGATGGTCTGGCTGTCCGAACGCTACCCGAGGAAGCTGCTGAAACCGATACCGAGCTGGTTCAAGGAACTCACCCACGAACCGGCGGCCTGA
- a CDS encoding flavin-containing monooxygenase, with product MPAANRIHDTLIVGAGFTGLGSAIKLKKAGIDDIVIVERGTAVGGTWRDNTYPGVACDIPSLLYSYSFVKNPSWSRAYPSGAEIREHIEDMTDAHGLRPLIRFNTEITGLTFDEGRGVWTASTRRRRKFQARTVVLASGPLADHAWPDIRGIDTYRGRKIHSADWDHDYDVTGKRVAVIGTGASAVQIVPELVRKAAFVKVFQRTPGWVLPRLDVPMPGPVQTLFAAVPAAQELARQALYWGHEASATALVWDTPLTGLVARLGKAHLRAQVKDPWLRRQLTPDFTPGCKRMLISSDYYPALQRDNCKLITWPIATLSPAGIRTSDGIEHHLDAIVFATGYDVHLTGPPFPVTGLDGRSLQQEWADHAEAYKSASAHGYPNLFFMTGPNSGPGHNSLLVYVEGQIDYAVRAITTILEQNLRYLDVRAQAQARYNARLQQRLTKTTWMSGCSSWYLTADGFNASMYPGFATQYLRQMRRFRSADFDAVAHETRPRAVTSTG from the coding sequence ATGCCCGCAGCCAACCGTATTCACGACACCCTGATCGTCGGCGCCGGATTCACCGGCCTGGGCAGCGCAATCAAACTCAAGAAAGCCGGAATCGACGACATCGTGATCGTCGAACGCGGCACCGCGGTCGGCGGGACCTGGCGCGACAACACCTATCCCGGGGTGGCGTGCGACATCCCGTCGCTGCTGTACTCGTACTCGTTCGTCAAGAACCCGTCGTGGTCGCGGGCCTATCCGTCGGGCGCGGAGATCCGCGAGCACATCGAGGACATGACCGATGCCCACGGGCTGCGTCCGCTGATCCGCTTCAACACCGAGATCACCGGGTTGACATTCGACGAGGGCCGCGGAGTCTGGACCGCATCGACCCGGCGGCGCCGGAAGTTCCAGGCCCGCACGGTGGTGCTGGCCTCCGGCCCGCTCGCCGATCACGCGTGGCCCGACATCCGGGGCATCGACACCTACCGGGGCCGCAAGATCCACAGCGCGGACTGGGACCACGACTACGACGTGACCGGCAAGCGCGTCGCGGTGATCGGCACCGGGGCCAGCGCTGTGCAGATCGTCCCGGAACTGGTGCGCAAGGCCGCCTTCGTCAAGGTGTTCCAACGCACCCCGGGCTGGGTGCTGCCGCGGCTGGACGTCCCGATGCCGGGCCCGGTTCAGACACTGTTCGCCGCGGTGCCGGCCGCTCAGGAGTTGGCGCGGCAGGCGCTGTACTGGGGTCACGAGGCCAGCGCGACCGCGCTGGTCTGGGACACCCCGCTGACCGGCCTGGTGGCCCGGCTCGGCAAAGCGCATCTGCGCGCCCAGGTCAAGGATCCGTGGCTGCGCCGCCAACTCACGCCCGACTTCACCCCGGGCTGCAAGCGCATGCTGATCTCCAGCGACTACTACCCGGCACTGCAACGGGACAACTGCAAACTGATCACCTGGCCGATCGCCACCCTCAGCCCCGCAGGTATCCGTACCAGCGACGGCATCGAGCACCATCTCGACGCGATCGTGTTCGCCACCGGGTACGACGTGCACCTGACCGGCCCGCCGTTTCCGGTCACCGGATTGGACGGGCGATCACTGCAGCAGGAGTGGGCCGACCACGCCGAGGCCTACAAGAGCGCCAGCGCCCACGGCTACCCGAACCTGTTCTTCATGACGGGGCCGAACTCCGGTCCCGGCCACAACTCGCTGCTGGTGTATGTCGAGGGCCAGATCGACTACGCGGTCCGCGCGATCACCACCATCCTGGAGCAGAACCTGCGCTATCTCGACGTGCGGGCGCAGGCCCAGGCCCGCTACAACGCGCGGCTGCAGCAGCGCCTGACCAAGACGACCTGGATGTCGGGATGCAGCAGCTGGTATCTGACCGCCGACGGTTTCAACGCCTCGATGTACCCCGGTTTCGCGACGCAGTATCTTCGACAGATGCGACGGTTCCGATCCGCGGACTTCGATGCGGTGGCCCACGAGACACGTCCGCGGGCCGTGACCTCGACGGGCTGA
- a CDS encoding MerR family transcriptional regulator, whose protein sequence is MSGPIQTILRRVRRGSRDVIENAVSQLFDAAVQPHGVADSGEYRIDELARLAGTTTRNIRVYRDRGLLHPPLRVGRIALFNDTHLTRLRLITSLLDRGYNIAHVKEMLSAWEQGKDLGDLLGLESAIAGSWATEKPQRMALSAARRLIDDPAGFDRLVSLDIIRLDDGEQATIMRPTLVDAFIEIRQYGVALDKLIDLHEQVAPLLDQISAILVQAGVEEVVDKINPGAAMPGDVEVAQLITTLVRFRTQAVTAVGATLASSIEAQVESVVTQMLGDLIEKQAAAGE, encoded by the coding sequence GTGTCCGGGCCGATCCAGACGATTCTGCGTCGCGTGCGCCGCGGCTCACGCGACGTCATCGAGAACGCAGTGTCGCAGTTGTTCGACGCCGCGGTGCAGCCGCACGGCGTGGCCGACTCCGGCGAATACCGCATCGACGAGCTCGCCCGGCTGGCCGGCACCACCACCCGCAACATCCGCGTCTACCGCGACCGCGGCCTGCTGCACCCGCCGCTGCGGGTCGGCCGGATCGCATTGTTCAACGACACCCATCTGACCCGGCTGCGCCTGATCACCTCACTGCTGGACCGCGGCTACAACATCGCCCACGTGAAAGAGATGCTGTCGGCCTGGGAGCAGGGCAAGGATCTCGGCGACCTGCTCGGGCTCGAGTCGGCGATCGCGGGCAGCTGGGCCACCGAGAAACCTCAACGGATGGCGCTGAGTGCGGCCCGGCGGTTGATCGACGACCCGGCCGGTTTCGACCGGCTGGTGTCGCTGGACATCATCCGGCTCGACGACGGTGAACAGGCCACCATCATGCGGCCGACCCTGGTGGATGCGTTCATCGAGATCCGGCAGTACGGAGTGGCTTTGGACAAGCTGATCGACCTGCACGAGCAGGTGGCGCCGCTGCTCGACCAAATCAGCGCCATCCTGGTACAGGCCGGTGTGGAAGAGGTGGTCGACAAGATCAACCCCGGCGCGGCGATGCCCGGTGACGTCGAAGTGGCCCAGCTGATCACCACTCTGGTGCGCTTCCGCACCCAGGCCGTCACCGCGGTCGGGGCCACGCTGGCGTCCTCGATCGAAGCGCAGGTCGAATCCGTGGTCACGCAGATGCTCGGGGACCTGATCGAGAAGCAGGCCGCCGCGGGCGAGTGA